One Rosa chinensis cultivar Old Blush chromosome 5, RchiOBHm-V2, whole genome shotgun sequence genomic region harbors:
- the LOC112166912 gene encoding tRNA dimethylallyltransferase 9 isoform X1, which translates to MIISSSVRTGFPRFPSSSEKRVFRLAVKFTFTLRRRPFTTLCSVSATQKKKSKEKVIVVSGPTGAGKSRLALELAKVLNGEIISADSVQVKLTSFDMAFAAQVYRGLDVGSAKPSPGDRKEVPHHLVDILHPSEDYSVGQFYDDARQATRCILDNGRVPIVTGGTGLYLRWLIYGKPDVPKASKEIASEVSSELADLERNGHWDAAVQLVIKAGDPKAQFLAANDWYRLRRSLEIIKSSGSPPSAFEVPYDSFRKECDSSVVDTNDINSSADVVEEVKSKELDYDFICFFLSNQRVDLYRSIDWRCEDMVSGTDGILSEARWLLDAGLIPNSNSATRAIGYRQAMEYLLLCREQGGSSSPREFYNFLTEFQKASRNFAKRQLTWFRNEQIYHWLDASKPLDTVLNFICDAYHDKSGNWVVPESLQMKKELSSRREESELKSYRTKNRHFIRREDCSDILDWIQRTQG; encoded by the exons ATGATTATCAGCAGTAGCGTCCGGACAGGGTTCCCACGCTTTCCATCCTCGTCGGAGAAGCGTGTCTTCCGGTTGGCAGTCAAGTTTACTTTCACTCTCCGGCGGCGACCTTTCACCACCTTGTGCTCTGTTTCGGccacccagaagaagaagagcaaggAGAAGGTGATCGTGGTATCGGGGCCCACCGGAGCCGGGAAGAGCCGGCTGGCACTCGAGCTAGCTAAGGTGCTCAACGGCGAGATTATCAGCGCCGACTCTGTCCAG GTTAAATTGACTTCATTTGATATGGCCTTTGCGGCACAGGTATATCGGGGTCTTGATGTTGGATCGGCAAAGCCTTCTCCAGGTGATAGAAAG GAAGTACCACATCATCTGGTTGACATATTGCACCCATCTGAAG ACTACTCGGTTGGACAATTTTATGACGATGCAAGGCAAGCTACAAGGTGTATTCTTGACAATGGGCGTGTTCCCATAGTTACTGGTGGCACTGGATTGTACTTGCGATG GTTAATATATGGAAAACCAGATGTTCCCAAAGCCTCAAAAGAGATCGCATCTGAAGTGTCTTCTGAGTTGGCAGATTTAGAAAGAAATGGACACTGGGATGCAGCTGTGCAGTTGGTGATCAAAGCAGGTGACCCTAAGGCTCAATTTTTGGCTGCTAATGATTGGTACCGATTAAGACGCAGCCTGGAGATCATCAAG TCTAGTGGATCACCTCCATCTGCCTTCGAAGTACCGTATGATTCTTTCCGCAAAGAATGTGATTCTAGTGTAGTAGACACTAATGACATTAACTCCTCTGCTGATGTTGTGGAGGAAGTTAAATCAAAGGAATTGGACTATGACTTCATTTGCTTTTTCCTCTCAAACCAAAGGGTTGATCTATACAGATCAATTGATTGGCGATGTGAAGATATGGTGTCAG GAACTGATGGTATCTTGTCTGAGGCCAGATGGCTTCTTGATGCGGGTCTTATTCCAAATTCCAATTCAGCAACCAGAGCAATTGGTTACAGACAA GCTATGGAGTATTTATTATTGTGTAGGGAGCAAGGAGGTAGTTCTTCACCAAGAGAGTTCTACAACTTTTTGACTGAATTTCAAAAGGCATCTAG AAATTTTGCAAAACGGCAATTGACATGGTTTCGTAACGAGCAAATCTATCACTGGCTTGACGCTTCCAAACCCTTG GATACTGTTCTAAACTTTATTTGTGATGCATACCATGACAAAAGTGGAAATTGGGTTGTGCCTGAATCACTGCAAATGAAGAAAGAATTGTCAAGCCGCCGAGAAGAGTCTGAACTAAAGAGCTATCGAACTAAGAACAG GCATTTTATCAGACGTGAAGATTGTTCAGATATTCTAGACTGGATACAGAGAACACAAGGCTGA
- the LOC112166912 gene encoding tRNA dimethylallyltransferase 9 isoform X4: MIISSSVRTGFPRFPSSSEKRVFRLAVKFTFTLRRRPFTTLCSVSATQKKKSKEKVIVVSGPTGAGKSRLALELAKVLNGEIISADSVQVYRGLDVGSAKPSPDYSVGQFYDDARQATRCILDNGRVPIVTGGTGLYLRWLIYGKPDVPKASKEIASEVSSELADLERNGHWDAAVQLVIKAGDPKAQFLAANDWYRLRRSLEIIKSSGSPPSAFEVPYDSFRKECDSSVVDTNDINSSADVVEEVKSKELDYDFICFFLSNQRVDLYRSIDWRCEDMVSGTDGILSEARWLLDAGLIPNSNSATRAIGYRQAMEYLLLCREQGGSSSPREFYNFLTEFQKASRNFAKRQLTWFRNEQIYHWLDASKPLDTVLNFICDAYHDKSGNWVVPESLQMKKELSSRREESELKSYRTKNRHFIRREDCSDILDWIQRTQG, encoded by the exons ATGATTATCAGCAGTAGCGTCCGGACAGGGTTCCCACGCTTTCCATCCTCGTCGGAGAAGCGTGTCTTCCGGTTGGCAGTCAAGTTTACTTTCACTCTCCGGCGGCGACCTTTCACCACCTTGTGCTCTGTTTCGGccacccagaagaagaagagcaaggAGAAGGTGATCGTGGTATCGGGGCCCACCGGAGCCGGGAAGAGCCGGCTGGCACTCGAGCTAGCTAAGGTGCTCAACGGCGAGATTATCAGCGCCGACTCTGTCCAG GTATATCGGGGTCTTGATGTTGGATCGGCAAAGCCTTCTCCAG ACTACTCGGTTGGACAATTTTATGACGATGCAAGGCAAGCTACAAGGTGTATTCTTGACAATGGGCGTGTTCCCATAGTTACTGGTGGCACTGGATTGTACTTGCGATG GTTAATATATGGAAAACCAGATGTTCCCAAAGCCTCAAAAGAGATCGCATCTGAAGTGTCTTCTGAGTTGGCAGATTTAGAAAGAAATGGACACTGGGATGCAGCTGTGCAGTTGGTGATCAAAGCAGGTGACCCTAAGGCTCAATTTTTGGCTGCTAATGATTGGTACCGATTAAGACGCAGCCTGGAGATCATCAAG TCTAGTGGATCACCTCCATCTGCCTTCGAAGTACCGTATGATTCTTTCCGCAAAGAATGTGATTCTAGTGTAGTAGACACTAATGACATTAACTCCTCTGCTGATGTTGTGGAGGAAGTTAAATCAAAGGAATTGGACTATGACTTCATTTGCTTTTTCCTCTCAAACCAAAGGGTTGATCTATACAGATCAATTGATTGGCGATGTGAAGATATGGTGTCAG GAACTGATGGTATCTTGTCTGAGGCCAGATGGCTTCTTGATGCGGGTCTTATTCCAAATTCCAATTCAGCAACCAGAGCAATTGGTTACAGACAA GCTATGGAGTATTTATTATTGTGTAGGGAGCAAGGAGGTAGTTCTTCACCAAGAGAGTTCTACAACTTTTTGACTGAATTTCAAAAGGCATCTAG AAATTTTGCAAAACGGCAATTGACATGGTTTCGTAACGAGCAAATCTATCACTGGCTTGACGCTTCCAAACCCTTG GATACTGTTCTAAACTTTATTTGTGATGCATACCATGACAAAAGTGGAAATTGGGTTGTGCCTGAATCACTGCAAATGAAGAAAGAATTGTCAAGCCGCCGAGAAGAGTCTGAACTAAAGAGCTATCGAACTAAGAACAG GCATTTTATCAGACGTGAAGATTGTTCAGATATTCTAGACTGGATACAGAGAACACAAGGCTGA
- the LOC112166912 gene encoding tRNA dimethylallyltransferase 9 isoform X3 — protein sequence MIISSSVRTGFPRFPSSSEKRVFRLAVKFTFTLRRRPFTTLCSVSATQKKKSKEKVIVVSGPTGAGKSRLALELAKVLNGEIISADSVQVKLTSFDMAFAAQVYRGLDVGSAKPSPDYSVGQFYDDARQATRCILDNGRVPIVTGGTGLYLRWLIYGKPDVPKASKEIASEVSSELADLERNGHWDAAVQLVIKAGDPKAQFLAANDWYRLRRSLEIIKSSGSPPSAFEVPYDSFRKECDSSVVDTNDINSSADVVEEVKSKELDYDFICFFLSNQRVDLYRSIDWRCEDMVSGTDGILSEARWLLDAGLIPNSNSATRAIGYRQAMEYLLLCREQGGSSSPREFYNFLTEFQKASRNFAKRQLTWFRNEQIYHWLDASKPLDTVLNFICDAYHDKSGNWVVPESLQMKKELSSRREESELKSYRTKNRHFIRREDCSDILDWIQRTQG from the exons ATGATTATCAGCAGTAGCGTCCGGACAGGGTTCCCACGCTTTCCATCCTCGTCGGAGAAGCGTGTCTTCCGGTTGGCAGTCAAGTTTACTTTCACTCTCCGGCGGCGACCTTTCACCACCTTGTGCTCTGTTTCGGccacccagaagaagaagagcaaggAGAAGGTGATCGTGGTATCGGGGCCCACCGGAGCCGGGAAGAGCCGGCTGGCACTCGAGCTAGCTAAGGTGCTCAACGGCGAGATTATCAGCGCCGACTCTGTCCAG GTTAAATTGACTTCATTTGATATGGCCTTTGCGGCACAGGTATATCGGGGTCTTGATGTTGGATCGGCAAAGCCTTCTCCAG ACTACTCGGTTGGACAATTTTATGACGATGCAAGGCAAGCTACAAGGTGTATTCTTGACAATGGGCGTGTTCCCATAGTTACTGGTGGCACTGGATTGTACTTGCGATG GTTAATATATGGAAAACCAGATGTTCCCAAAGCCTCAAAAGAGATCGCATCTGAAGTGTCTTCTGAGTTGGCAGATTTAGAAAGAAATGGACACTGGGATGCAGCTGTGCAGTTGGTGATCAAAGCAGGTGACCCTAAGGCTCAATTTTTGGCTGCTAATGATTGGTACCGATTAAGACGCAGCCTGGAGATCATCAAG TCTAGTGGATCACCTCCATCTGCCTTCGAAGTACCGTATGATTCTTTCCGCAAAGAATGTGATTCTAGTGTAGTAGACACTAATGACATTAACTCCTCTGCTGATGTTGTGGAGGAAGTTAAATCAAAGGAATTGGACTATGACTTCATTTGCTTTTTCCTCTCAAACCAAAGGGTTGATCTATACAGATCAATTGATTGGCGATGTGAAGATATGGTGTCAG GAACTGATGGTATCTTGTCTGAGGCCAGATGGCTTCTTGATGCGGGTCTTATTCCAAATTCCAATTCAGCAACCAGAGCAATTGGTTACAGACAA GCTATGGAGTATTTATTATTGTGTAGGGAGCAAGGAGGTAGTTCTTCACCAAGAGAGTTCTACAACTTTTTGACTGAATTTCAAAAGGCATCTAG AAATTTTGCAAAACGGCAATTGACATGGTTTCGTAACGAGCAAATCTATCACTGGCTTGACGCTTCCAAACCCTTG GATACTGTTCTAAACTTTATTTGTGATGCATACCATGACAAAAGTGGAAATTGGGTTGTGCCTGAATCACTGCAAATGAAGAAAGAATTGTCAAGCCGCCGAGAAGAGTCTGAACTAAAGAGCTATCGAACTAAGAACAG GCATTTTATCAGACGTGAAGATTGTTCAGATATTCTAGACTGGATACAGAGAACACAAGGCTGA
- the LOC112166912 gene encoding tRNA dimethylallyltransferase 9 isoform X2, translating into MIISSSVRTGFPRFPSSSEKRVFRLAVKFTFTLRRRPFTTLCSVSATQKKKSKEKVIVVSGPTGAGKSRLALELAKVLNGEIISADSVQVYRGLDVGSAKPSPGDRKEVPHHLVDILHPSEDYSVGQFYDDARQATRCILDNGRVPIVTGGTGLYLRWLIYGKPDVPKASKEIASEVSSELADLERNGHWDAAVQLVIKAGDPKAQFLAANDWYRLRRSLEIIKSSGSPPSAFEVPYDSFRKECDSSVVDTNDINSSADVVEEVKSKELDYDFICFFLSNQRVDLYRSIDWRCEDMVSGTDGILSEARWLLDAGLIPNSNSATRAIGYRQAMEYLLLCREQGGSSSPREFYNFLTEFQKASRNFAKRQLTWFRNEQIYHWLDASKPLDTVLNFICDAYHDKSGNWVVPESLQMKKELSSRREESELKSYRTKNRHFIRREDCSDILDWIQRTQG; encoded by the exons ATGATTATCAGCAGTAGCGTCCGGACAGGGTTCCCACGCTTTCCATCCTCGTCGGAGAAGCGTGTCTTCCGGTTGGCAGTCAAGTTTACTTTCACTCTCCGGCGGCGACCTTTCACCACCTTGTGCTCTGTTTCGGccacccagaagaagaagagcaaggAGAAGGTGATCGTGGTATCGGGGCCCACCGGAGCCGGGAAGAGCCGGCTGGCACTCGAGCTAGCTAAGGTGCTCAACGGCGAGATTATCAGCGCCGACTCTGTCCAG GTATATCGGGGTCTTGATGTTGGATCGGCAAAGCCTTCTCCAGGTGATAGAAAG GAAGTACCACATCATCTGGTTGACATATTGCACCCATCTGAAG ACTACTCGGTTGGACAATTTTATGACGATGCAAGGCAAGCTACAAGGTGTATTCTTGACAATGGGCGTGTTCCCATAGTTACTGGTGGCACTGGATTGTACTTGCGATG GTTAATATATGGAAAACCAGATGTTCCCAAAGCCTCAAAAGAGATCGCATCTGAAGTGTCTTCTGAGTTGGCAGATTTAGAAAGAAATGGACACTGGGATGCAGCTGTGCAGTTGGTGATCAAAGCAGGTGACCCTAAGGCTCAATTTTTGGCTGCTAATGATTGGTACCGATTAAGACGCAGCCTGGAGATCATCAAG TCTAGTGGATCACCTCCATCTGCCTTCGAAGTACCGTATGATTCTTTCCGCAAAGAATGTGATTCTAGTGTAGTAGACACTAATGACATTAACTCCTCTGCTGATGTTGTGGAGGAAGTTAAATCAAAGGAATTGGACTATGACTTCATTTGCTTTTTCCTCTCAAACCAAAGGGTTGATCTATACAGATCAATTGATTGGCGATGTGAAGATATGGTGTCAG GAACTGATGGTATCTTGTCTGAGGCCAGATGGCTTCTTGATGCGGGTCTTATTCCAAATTCCAATTCAGCAACCAGAGCAATTGGTTACAGACAA GCTATGGAGTATTTATTATTGTGTAGGGAGCAAGGAGGTAGTTCTTCACCAAGAGAGTTCTACAACTTTTTGACTGAATTTCAAAAGGCATCTAG AAATTTTGCAAAACGGCAATTGACATGGTTTCGTAACGAGCAAATCTATCACTGGCTTGACGCTTCCAAACCCTTG GATACTGTTCTAAACTTTATTTGTGATGCATACCATGACAAAAGTGGAAATTGGGTTGTGCCTGAATCACTGCAAATGAAGAAAGAATTGTCAAGCCGCCGAGAAGAGTCTGAACTAAAGAGCTATCGAACTAAGAACAG GCATTTTATCAGACGTGAAGATTGTTCAGATATTCTAGACTGGATACAGAGAACACAAGGCTGA
- the LOC112202187 gene encoding malate dehydrogenase, mitochondrial, which produces MRPSMSLVRSVHRVARRAYSSESVPHRKVAVLGAAGGIGQPLALLMKLNPLVSHLSLYDIAGTPGVAADVSHINTRSEVKGYAGEDQLAEALEGCDVVIIPAGVPRKPGMTRDDLFNINAGIVKSLTSAIAKYCPHAIINMISNPVNSTVPIASEVLKKAGVYDEKRLFGVTTLDVVRAKTFYAGKANVPVAEVNVPVVGGHAGITILPLFSQATPKANLPDDYIKALTKRTQDGGTEVVEAKAGKGSATLSMAYAGALFADACLKGLNGVPDVVECSYVQSSITELPFFASKVRLGKNGVEEVLDLGPLSDFEKEGLELLKPELKSSIEKGLKFANQS; this is translated from the exons ATGAGGCCATCCATGTCCTTGGTCAGATCCGTCCACCGCGTCGCCCGCCGCGCCTACTCCTCGGAGTCCGTCCCCCACCGCAAGGTCGCCGTTCTCGGCGCCGCCGGCGGCATCGGCCAGCCCCTCGCCCTCCTCATGAAGCTCAACCCTCTCGTCTCCCACCTCTCCCTCTACGATATCGCCGGCACCCCCGGCGTCGCCGCCGACGTCAGCCACATCAACACCAGATCTGAG GTTAAGGGTTACGCTGGGGAGGATCAGCTCGCCGAGGCCTTGGAGGGATGCGACGTCGTGATTATCCCCGCCGGTGTGCCACGTAAGCCTGGAATGACACGTGACGATCTCTTCAACATTAATGCTGGCATCGTCAAGTCTCTGACCTCCGCCATCGCCAAGTACTGCCCTCAT GCGATTATCAACATGATTAGCAACCCTGTTAACTCCACCGTGCCCATCGCATCGGAGGTGTTGAAGAAGGCGGGGGTTTACGATGAGAAGAGGTTGTTTGGTGTGACTACTCTTGATGTGGTCAGGGCCAAGACTTTCTATGCTGGCAAGGCCAATGTCCCTGTTGCTG AGGTTAATGTCCCAGTTGTTGGTGGCCACGCTGGAATTACCattctcccactattttctcag GCTACTCCAAAAGCCAATTTGCCTGATGATTACATCAAGGCCTTGACAAAGAGAACCCAGGACGGAGGGACAGAAGTTGTGGAAGCCAAAGCTGGAAAGGGATCTGCTACATTGTCTATGGC TTATGCTGGAGCTCTTTTTGCTGATGCTTGTCTGAAGGGACTTAATGGGGTCCCAGATGTTGTGGAATGTTCGTATGTGCAATCGAGCATCACTGAACTTCCTTTCTTTGCTTCCAAG GTGAGACTGGGGAAGAATGGTGTGGAGGAAGTTTTGGATTTGGGTCCTCTCTCGGACTTTGAAAAGGAAGGATTGGAACTATTGAAGCCTGAGCTCAAATCATCTATTGAGAAGGGTCTCAAGTTCGCCAACCAGAGTTAG